The Coffea arabica cultivar ET-39 chromosome 4e, Coffea Arabica ET-39 HiFi, whole genome shotgun sequence genome includes a window with the following:
- the LOC113741507 gene encoding isoaspartyl peptidase/L-asparaginase 1-like has protein sequence MGWAIALHGGAGDIPKDLPPERRKPREATLRRCLEIGVAALKAHKSALDVVELVVRELENCPHFNAGRGSVLTTDGTVEMEASIMDGKTKNCGAVSGLTTVVNAISLARLVMEKTPHIYLAFDGAEAFAREQGVETVDSSHFITPENIERLKQAREANRVQIDYTQPIKKAPKIAPVPEGDQIGTVGCVAIDTQGNLATATSTGGLVNKMVGRIGDTPIIGTGTYANHLCAVSATGKGESIIRATVGRDVAALMEYKGLSLEDAAAYVVEEGAPKGTVGLVAVSATGEVTMPYNTTGMFRACATEAGHTELGIWSSESNE, from the exons ATGGGGTGGGCAATAGCATTGCACGGCGGCGCCGGTGACATCCCAAAAGATTTGCCACCAGAACGACGTAAACCCCGCGAAGCCACCCTTCGCCGCTGCTTAGAGATCGGAGTTGCAGCTCTCAAAGCCCACAAATCTGCCTTGGATGTTGTTGAACTTGTG GTACGGGAACTGGAAAATTGTCCACACTTCAATGCTGGCAGAGGATCTGTACTGACAACAGATGGCACTGTGGAAATGGAAGCTTCTATCATGGATGGTAAAACGAAAAATTGTGGAGCTGTTTCTGGTCTTACCACGGTTGTCAATGCCATTTCTCTAGCCAGGCTGGTCATGGAGAAGACTCCTCATATATACCTTGCATTTGATGGAGCAGAGGCTTTCGCCCGGGAACAA GGGGTTGAAACTGTAGACTCGAGCCATTTCATCACTCCTGAAAACATTGAGAGGCTGAAGCAGGCAAGAGAAGCTAACAGAGTTCAG ATAGACTATACCCAACCTATTAAAAAAGCTCCAAAGATAGCACCAGTTCCAGAGGGGGACCAAATTGGTACTGTTGGATGCGTGGCCATTGATACACAGGGGAATTTAGCTACTGCTACTTCTACTGGTGGGTTAGTCAACAAGATGGTGGGTAGAATTGGTGACACTCCCATCATTGGCACAGGGACATATGCCAACCATTTGTGTGCAGTTTCGGCTACTGGCAAAGGTGAATCCATAATTCGTGCTACTGTTGGTAGAGATGTGGCTGCTCTCATGGAGTATAAAGGGCTCTCACTCGAGGATGCTGCAGCTTATGTTGTTGAGGAAGGTGCACCAAAGGGCACTGTCGGCTTGGTTGCTGTGTCTGCCACAGGCGAAGTAACCATGCCATATAATACAACTGGTATGTTTAGAGCTTGTGCAACAGAAGCTGGTCATACTGAACTCGGAATTTGGAGTAGTGAGTCAAATGAGTAA
- the LOC140005433 gene encoding cytosolic sulfotransferase 14-like: MPSQVLLSIIYLCRNPLDQFISLWQFMQQNEVTAKKGIAFDEALELFLQGKQFFGPFWDQRLGYWNASSKNPEKVLFLKYEGLKRDTILGLKEIAKFLDFPFPSEEENNGLIEDIAELCRFESLENMEVNKSGKMDPENNCQFYLFFLMFVNKNLS, translated from the coding sequence ATGCCCTCCCAAGTTCTGCTTTCGATTATATATCTTTGTAGGAACCCTTTGGACCAGTTTATCTCCTTATGGCAATTTATGCAACAAAATGAGGTTACGGCAAAGAAAGGCATTGCATTTGATGAAGCTCTCGAGTTATTTCTCCAGGGGAAACAATTTTTTGGGCCCTTTTGGGACCAAAGGCTGGGATATTGGAATGCAAGTTCAAAGAACCCTGAGAAGGTACTGTTTCTCAAATACGAGGGTCTTAAAAGGGATACAATATTGGGTCTGAAAGAGATTGCTAAGTTCCTAGATTTTCCTTTTCCCAGTGAGGAAGAGAATAATGGGTTGATTGAAGATATTGCTGAGCTGTGTAGGTTTGAGAGTCTTGAGAATATGGAAGTGAACAAGTCTGGCAAGATGGATCCAGAGAACAATTGCCaattttaccttttctttttgATGTTCGTCAACAAAAACTTGAGTTAG